A stretch of Electrophorus electricus isolate fEleEle1 chromosome 3, fEleEle1.pri, whole genome shotgun sequence DNA encodes these proteins:
- the chgb gene encoding secretogranin-1, giving the protein MKFLLILAVAVSLFADSKSLPFGQDGRREDLVTQCLVQILSKALSKPDVTALQPECKEILNAGSSHSVTMKKSGEDLLSSEQEKRRGEETNEEVTGELLKTNQEKREDMDEERSQEEFPNYYKRHHLLANTEKHEDPEDERSEEEYTHQRHYSLSTKEKREDQDEERSQEEFPFYEQKRYHILTSKEKREEPDYDRSQEEFPSFPHKRHHEGDESQEKQIWNSHRYHKKVHHKRDHDWSDEDSAELSSQEKRSRESVEDEEEERAKQYWQPSLRYHKKHHKRDEESSEEEPGTMESDERERKGWWPSYHYYQQKHQKHRGGSTEEDSEEQPSEKRQEESEDSADSEKRIWKPAHMHHHKKHYYKNGESVKFENEDEVKKDKKHHFYDSREENFKHRSPEEEEEELIAQALSENKHHFGSPVEKRHHSSTEEEKQEEEATLRYLTEKRSDLEEHLLKEGEVYEKRSPWIYREYYHPSWYKKSLDKNKIAGLHNSQKLEELASTLRYKRGLLALKEPSEGEKAALHQRALTPEELKELEKLASADQHLQHID; this is encoded by the exons ATGAAGTTTTTACTTATCCTTGCTGTGGCTGTGTCCCTCTTCGCAG ATTCCAAGTCACTGCCTTTTGGACAAGATGGCAGGAGAGAAGACCTG GTCACCCAGTGTTTGGTTCAGATCCTTTCTAAGGCACTGTCCAAACCAGATGTTACTGCACTGCAACCAGAATGTAAAGAAATTCTTAATGCAG GTTCCAGTCACTCTGTAACTATGAAAAAGAGTGGGGAAGATTTGCTGTCTTCTGAGCAAGAAAAGAGACGTGGAGAGGAGACCAATGAGGAAGTAACTGGTGAACTTCTCAAAACAAATCAGGAAAAGCGTGAGGACATGGATGAGGAACGAAGCCAGGAGGAATTCCCAAATTACTATAAAAGACACCATCTTttagcaaacacagaaaaacatgaagACCCTGAGGATGAGAGGAGTGAGGAGGAATACACTCACCAAAGGCACTATTCTCTCTCTACCAAAGAGAAGCGTGAGGATCAAGATGAGGAACGAAGCCAAGAAGAATTCCCATTCTATGAGCAGAAAAGGTATCATATTTTGACAAGCAAGGAAAAGCGTGAAGAACCTGACTATGATAGAAGCCAGGAAGAGTTCCCAAGCTTTCCACACAAAAGGCACCATGAAGGTGATGAGAGTCAGGAGAAACAAATTTGGAACTCTCATAGATATCACAAAAAAGTGCACCACAAACGGGATCATGACTGGTCTGACGAAGATTCTGCAGAATTAAGTTCTCAAGAGAAGAGGTCTAGAGAATCAGtggaagatgaagaagaggagagagcaaAGCAGTATTGGCAGCCCAGTCTTAGATACCACAAGAAACACCACAAACGAGATGAGGAGTCCTCTGAAGAAGAGCCTGGAACTAtggagagtgatgagagagagaggaagggttGGTGGCCCAGTTACCACTACTACCAACAAAAGCACCAGAAACACAGAGGAGGATCAACTGAAGAGGATTCTGAGGAGCAACCCTCTGAGAAAAGACAAGAGGAGTCAGAGGACAGTGCTGACAGTGAAAAAAGGATCTGGAAGCCAGCCCACATGCACCACCACAAGAAACATTACTACAAGAATGGTGAGTCAGTcaaatttgaaaatgaagatgAAGTGAAAAAAGATAAGAAGCATCATTTCTATGACTCACGGGAGGAGAATTTCAAGCACCGCTcacctgaagaagaagaagaggaactAATTGCTCAAGCACTAAGTGAAAACAAGCATCACTTTGGAAGTCCAGTGGAGAAAAGGCACCATAGCAgtacagaggaagagaagcaggaggaggaggcaaCACTGAGATACCTGACCGAGAAAAGAAGTGATCTGGAGGAACATCTGCTGAAAGAAGGTGAGGTTTATGAGAAGCGCAGTCCCTGGATTTACAGAGAATACTACCATCCATCCTGGTATAAGAAGAGTCTTGATAAAAACAAGATTGCAGGTCTGCATAATTCACAGAAGTTGGAGGAGCTTGCCAGTACACTCCGATACAAGAGGGGTCTGTTGGCTCTAAAAGAGCCATCGGAGGGAGAAAAGGCTGCACTCCATCAGAGGGCTCTCACTCCAGAAGAG tTAAAGGAACTGGAGAAACTGGCCTCAGCAGACCAACACCTACAACATATAGATTAG